Proteins encoded by one window of Xiphophorus couchianus chromosome 13, X_couchianus-1.0, whole genome shotgun sequence:
- the LOC114155630 gene encoding uncharacterized protein LOC114155630 isoform X1 produces the protein MQCLRHVRCVTKLRAAAPTSRLLKVTNLLRSASTLQQKKEMADNKPWVLISEVGDKGVHEDVVDIISQHFHIICLKEFLQNPALHGPKIQGLFMWYYSPAAEPSLMSCLPSLKVIANGGVGIDHLDVPYINSFGVKVTNTPGVVSDATADMAMALLLASARKVLEGHLISVDSKTTHVPKNLMGVEVTGSTLGIIGMGHIGYKVAQRSKGFNMRILYHNRNRRSIEDEQAVGASYCEKLDDLLKESDFVVVVVNLTPDTTGLISHRELSLMKPTATLVNVSRGLVVDQDALVKALMTGTIRAAALDVTHPEPLPRNHPLLTLPNVLITPHIGTNTRGTVRKMVQMMVDNILAAVKGLAVPNEVKAK, from the exons ATGCAATGTCTCCGCCATGTCCGGTGCGTGACAAAACTCCGGGCTGCAGCTCCAACATCCAGGCTTCTTAAAGTGACAAACCTACTCAGATCTGCGAGCAcgctgcagcagaaaaag GAGATGGCAGACAACAAACCGTGGGTTCTGATCTCAGAGGTTGGGGACAAGGGTGTCCATGAGGACGTCGTTGACATTATCAGTCAACACTTCCACATCATCTGCCTCAAGGAGTTTCTACAAAACCCGGCCCTGCACGGCCCTAAGATCCAGGGCTTGTTTATGTGGTACTACAGTCCTGCAGCCGAGCCTTCCCTGATGAGCTGCCTGCCATCGCTGAAGGTGATCGCCAACGGAGGAGTGGGCATCGACCATCTGGACGTGCCGTACATCAACAGCTTTGGGGTGAAGGTCACCAACACTCCCGGCGTGGTGAGCGACGCCACTGCAGACATGGCCATGGCGCTCCTTCTGGCTTCAGCGCGGAAGGTCCTAGAGG GTCACCTGATATCAGTTGATTCTAAGACCACCCATGTACCAAAAAACCTTATGGGAGTTGAAGTCACAGGTTCAACTCTGGGGATCATTGGAATGGGACACATCGGGTATAAAGTTGCTCAGAGAAGCAAAGGTTTCAACATGAGGATCCTTTAccacaacagaaacagaag AAGTATCGAAGATGAGCAAGCAGTCGGGGCAAGTTACTGTGAGAAACTGGACGACCTGCTGAAAGAGTCTGACTtcgtggtggtggtggtgaacCTGACCCCCGACACCACCGGCCTCATCAGCCACAGAGAGCTGTCACTCATGAAACCCACAGCAACACTCGTAAACGTCAGCAGAG GTCTGGTTGTGGATCAGGACGCTCTAGTCAAAGCTCTGATGACTGGAACGATACGAGCTGCGGCTTTAGACGTGACTCACCCCGAACCTCTACCCAG GAATCATCCACTCCTCACCCTCCCCAACGTGCTGATAACGCCCCACATTGGGACCAACACTCGTGGGACAGTAAGAAAGATGGTGCAGATGATGGTAGACAATATTCTGGCAGCAGTGAAAGGCTTAGCTGTTCCTAATGAGGTCAAAGCAAAATAA
- the LOC114155630 gene encoding uncharacterized protein LOC114155630 isoform X2: MADNKPWVLISEVGDKGVHEDVVDIISQHFHIICLKEFLQNPALHGPKIQGLFMWYYSPAAEPSLMSCLPSLKVIANGGVGIDHLDVPYINSFGVKVTNTPGVVSDATADMAMALLLASARKVLEGHLISVDSKTTHVPKNLMGVEVTGSTLGIIGMGHIGYKVAQRSKGFNMRILYHNRNRRSIEDEQAVGASYCEKLDDLLKESDFVVVVVNLTPDTTGLISHRELSLMKPTATLVNVSRGLVVDQDALVKALMTGTIRAAALDVTHPEPLPRNHPLLTLPNVLITPHIGTNTRGTVRKMVQMMVDNILAAVKGLAVPNEVKAK, encoded by the exons ATGGCAGACAACAAACCGTGGGTTCTGATCTCAGAGGTTGGGGACAAGGGTGTCCATGAGGACGTCGTTGACATTATCAGTCAACACTTCCACATCATCTGCCTCAAGGAGTTTCTACAAAACCCGGCCCTGCACGGCCCTAAGATCCAGGGCTTGTTTATGTGGTACTACAGTCCTGCAGCCGAGCCTTCCCTGATGAGCTGCCTGCCATCGCTGAAGGTGATCGCCAACGGAGGAGTGGGCATCGACCATCTGGACGTGCCGTACATCAACAGCTTTGGGGTGAAGGTCACCAACACTCCCGGCGTGGTGAGCGACGCCACTGCAGACATGGCCATGGCGCTCCTTCTGGCTTCAGCGCGGAAGGTCCTAGAGG GTCACCTGATATCAGTTGATTCTAAGACCACCCATGTACCAAAAAACCTTATGGGAGTTGAAGTCACAGGTTCAACTCTGGGGATCATTGGAATGGGACACATCGGGTATAAAGTTGCTCAGAGAAGCAAAGGTTTCAACATGAGGATCCTTTAccacaacagaaacagaag AAGTATCGAAGATGAGCAAGCAGTCGGGGCAAGTTACTGTGAGAAACTGGACGACCTGCTGAAAGAGTCTGACTtcgtggtggtggtggtgaacCTGACCCCCGACACCACCGGCCTCATCAGCCACAGAGAGCTGTCACTCATGAAACCCACAGCAACACTCGTAAACGTCAGCAGAG GTCTGGTTGTGGATCAGGACGCTCTAGTCAAAGCTCTGATGACTGGAACGATACGAGCTGCGGCTTTAGACGTGACTCACCCCGAACCTCTACCCAG GAATCATCCACTCCTCACCCTCCCCAACGTGCTGATAACGCCCCACATTGGGACCAACACTCGTGGGACAGTAAGAAAGATGGTGCAGATGATGGTAGACAATATTCTGGCAGCAGTGAAAGGCTTAGCTGTTCCTAATGAGGTCAAAGCAAAATAA